One Maribacter cobaltidurans genomic window carries:
- a CDS encoding 3-oxoacid CoA-transferase, with protein MKAVPVITAQKAASLVKNGDTLMVGGFGMTGNPVNIVHELAKTQTKDLTYIANNVGEPNMGGGRLLNNGQLKKMIGSFFTSNREAVLAAQEGRVEYELLPQGTLAEAIRAGGAGIGGFYTPTSAGTLIAKGRETKVLDGKEQVFIEGINGNVAFIRAWKADTAGNLQYRMTEQNFNRAMATAADIVIAEVQEIVPVGELDPNEIHTPGCFVDYLVERKLTLEDLGISASVGSSKVVDEKRMNMAKRAFAELSKGDVVNLGIGIPTLVADYITPEDGIILHTENGMLGVGPEPKDGGGAMHYPVNAGKVPVTALEGSSYFDSADSFAMIRGGHIDVAIMGGLEVDAQGNLANWSVPGKPLLGVGGAMDLASGAKKLIITLGHTDRDGNSKVVENCSLPITDFNCVDVLITELAVFKFIEGQLTLTEILPGSSLEEVREKTAAKFVEQLA; from the coding sequence TTGAAAGCGGTACCTGTAATAACAGCACAAAAGGCGGCAAGTCTTGTTAAAAATGGGGATACCCTAATGGTTGGAGGCTTTGGAATGACGGGCAACCCCGTGAACATCGTTCACGAACTGGCCAAGACACAGACAAAGGACCTTACCTATATTGCAAACAACGTAGGGGAACCCAATATGGGAGGGGGGCGCTTGTTGAACAACGGACAGTTGAAAAAAATGATCGGTTCTTTCTTTACTTCCAATCGGGAAGCGGTATTGGCCGCCCAAGAAGGTCGGGTGGAATATGAATTATTGCCCCAAGGCACCCTGGCAGAAGCGATTAGGGCAGGAGGTGCAGGTATAGGCGGATTTTATACCCCAACGTCGGCAGGAACCCTGATTGCAAAAGGCAGGGAAACTAAAGTACTCGATGGCAAGGAACAGGTATTCATAGAAGGAATTAATGGAAATGTAGCCTTTATACGAGCTTGGAAGGCCGATACGGCCGGAAATCTGCAATACCGAATGACCGAACAAAACTTTAACCGTGCCATGGCTACCGCGGCGGATATTGTCATTGCAGAAGTACAGGAAATTGTTCCCGTGGGCGAGCTGGACCCTAATGAAATACATACCCCGGGTTGTTTTGTGGATTATTTGGTAGAACGCAAACTAACTTTGGAAGATTTGGGTATCTCGGCATCGGTCGGATCCTCAAAAGTGGTCGATGAAAAACGGATGAACATGGCCAAGCGTGCCTTTGCGGAATTGAGCAAAGGTGATGTGGTAAATTTAGGTATTGGAATCCCCACCTTGGTAGCCGATTATATTACCCCTGAAGATGGTATCATTCTCCATACCGAAAATGGGATGTTGGGTGTAGGCCCGGAACCCAAAGATGGGGGAGGAGCGATGCATTATCCCGTAAATGCGGGTAAAGTGCCGGTAACGGCATTGGAGGGCAGTAGCTATTTTGATAGTGCCGATAGTTTTGCCATGATTCGTGGTGGACATATTGATGTGGCCATTATGGGAGGATTGGAAGTTGATGCCCAGGGGAACCTCGCCAACTGGTCCGTACCCGGAAAGCCTTTGTTGGGTGTGGGCGGGGCAATGGATTTGGCCTCCGGAGCAAAGAAATTAATCATTACTTTAGGCCATACCGATAGGGACGGCAATTCCAAAGTTGTGGAAAACTGCAGCTTGCCTATAACCGATTTTAACTGTGTGGATGTCCTGATCACGGAACTGGCGGTCTTTAAATTTATTGAAGGGCAATTGACCTTAACGGAAATTTTACCGGGAAGTAGCCTGGAGGAGGTCCGTGAAAAGACAGCCGCCAAATTTGTTGAACAATTAGCATAA
- the pcaF gene encoding 3-oxoadipyl-CoA thiolase: MKEAYIVDAIRTPIGSFRGALAPVRADDLAAIPIKALLEKYPNLPKDAIDDVILGCHNQAGEDNRNVARMALLLAGLPYTVPGETVNRLCSSGMSAVIHANRAIKAGDGEVFISGGMEHMSRGPYVISKVSTAFGNDSKMEDSSFGWRFVNKKLHEMYGTDAMGVTAENLAEKFNISREDQDLFAYNSQMKATKAQQNGVLAEEICIVEIPQRKGDPILVTQDEFIRPDTTLEKLATLRTVFKKDGTVTAGNASGLNDGAAAMLVVSEEALKKYGLKPKARIVASAVVGVEPRIMGIGPVYATRKVLEKTGLSLKDMDVMEFNEAFSAQALACTRELGLADDDPRINPNGGAIAIGHPLGMSGTRILQAATNQLVRNSGKYGLTTMCVGVGMGYAVIVERTV; the protein is encoded by the coding sequence ATGAAAGAAGCATATATCGTAGACGCAATACGCACCCCCATAGGAAGTTTTAGAGGAGCTTTGGCCCCGGTTCGCGCCGATGATTTGGCGGCCATTCCGATCAAGGCCCTGTTAGAAAAATATCCAAACTTGCCCAAGGACGCTATTGATGATGTTATTTTGGGCTGTCATAACCAAGCAGGGGAGGACAATCGGAATGTTGCTCGAATGGCCCTGTTATTGGCCGGTTTGCCCTATACCGTTCCCGGGGAAACGGTCAACCGATTATGCTCCTCAGGAATGTCCGCCGTGATTCATGCGAATCGGGCCATCAAAGCCGGTGACGGGGAGGTATTTATTTCCGGGGGGATGGAACACATGTCCCGCGGACCCTACGTAATTTCCAAAGTATCAACCGCATTTGGCAACGATTCCAAAATGGAAGATTCCAGTTTTGGCTGGCGCTTTGTGAACAAAAAGCTTCATGAAATGTACGGTACCGATGCCATGGGTGTTACTGCAGAGAATTTGGCGGAAAAGTTCAATATCAGTCGGGAAGACCAAGATTTGTTTGCCTATAACTCGCAAATGAAAGCGACCAAAGCACAACAAAATGGCGTTTTAGCCGAAGAAATCTGCATTGTGGAAATTCCGCAACGGAAGGGAGACCCTATTTTGGTTACCCAAGATGAATTTATTCGTCCGGATACCACGTTGGAGAAATTGGCCACCCTAAGAACCGTCTTTAAAAAGGACGGGACGGTGACGGCGGGAAATGCCTCGGGACTGAATGATGGAGCCGCGGCGATGTTGGTCGTTTCGGAAGAAGCATTGAAGAAATACGGACTAAAACCGAAGGCTAGAATCGTAGCTTCGGCAGTGGTGGGGGTAGAACCGAGAATCATGGGAATTGGTCCGGTCTATGCCACCAGAAAGGTTTTGGAAAAAACGGGCCTTTCCCTTAAGGATATGGACGTGATGGAATTCAATGAAGCTTTTTCCGCACAAGCCCTGGCCTGTACCCGGGAATTGGGATTGGCCGATGACGACCCAAGAATAAACCCGAATGGAGGAGCCATTGCCATTGGTCACCCTTTGGGAATGTCCGGCACACGAA